The Deinococcus wulumuqiensis R12 genome has a window encoding:
- the aspS gene encoding aspartate--tRNA(Asn) ligase, whose translation MTSQLKRTLTRELPQFEGQTVKLQGFVHARRDLGGVQFLVLRDVSGVTQCVGSGLQLPLAESSVEVVGKVKAHPKAPGGFEVQIEDFRVISAATEPTPVEIPKMEWNVNPETMLDYRVVTVRGLKERAALKVQAELVAAFRDHLRAEGFTEISTPKIVSAGAEGGANLFPIDYFGQNAYLAQSPQLYKQIMVGVFERVFEVAAVYRAEEHATSRHLNEYLSLDVEMGFIDDEEDVMGLENRLLGSIMERLKQTCAAEFELLGATIPDVPAHIPRIELMEARQLVTEKYGHQVGGKDLDPEAERLLSQHYAETEGSDFVFVTKYPRAARPFYAHPELNADGSVNGEVTRGFDLLFRGIEITSGGQRIHDYAMLMDSIASYKLKPESLEGYTEVFKYGMPPHGGFAIGAERLTAKLLGIANVRYARAFPRDRHRLTP comes from the coding sequence ATGACCAGCCAGCTCAAACGCACGCTTACCCGTGAACTGCCCCAATTCGAGGGGCAGACCGTCAAACTTCAAGGCTTCGTCCACGCCCGCCGCGACCTGGGGGGCGTGCAATTTTTGGTGCTGCGCGACGTGAGCGGCGTCACCCAGTGCGTCGGCAGCGGCCTCCAGTTGCCCCTGGCCGAAAGCAGCGTGGAAGTCGTCGGCAAGGTCAAGGCCCACCCCAAGGCGCCCGGCGGCTTCGAAGTGCAGATTGAAGACTTCCGCGTGATTTCGGCGGCCACCGAGCCGACGCCGGTCGAGATTCCCAAGATGGAATGGAACGTCAACCCCGAAACCATGCTGGACTACCGCGTGGTCACGGTGCGCGGCCTGAAGGAGCGGGCGGCGCTGAAGGTGCAGGCCGAACTGGTCGCCGCCTTCCGTGACCACCTGCGGGCCGAGGGCTTTACCGAAATCAGCACGCCCAAAATCGTCTCGGCAGGGGCGGAAGGCGGCGCGAACCTCTTTCCCATCGACTATTTCGGCCAAAACGCCTACCTCGCGCAAAGCCCGCAGCTCTACAAGCAAATCATGGTCGGCGTGTTCGAGCGCGTGTTCGAGGTCGCCGCCGTCTACCGCGCCGAGGAACACGCCACCAGCCGACACCTCAACGAATACCTCTCGCTGGACGTGGAGATGGGCTTCATCGACGACGAAGAGGACGTGATGGGCCTGGAAAACCGCCTGCTGGGCAGCATCATGGAACGCCTGAAGCAGACCTGCGCCGCCGAATTCGAGCTGCTGGGCGCGACGATTCCCGACGTGCCCGCGCACATTCCCCGCATCGAACTGATGGAAGCCCGCCAGCTGGTGACGGAAAAGTACGGCCATCAGGTCGGCGGCAAAGACCTCGACCCCGAAGCCGAGCGGCTGCTCTCGCAGCACTACGCCGAGACGGAAGGCTCGGACTTCGTGTTCGTGACCAAGTACCCCCGCGCCGCCCGGCCCTTCTACGCGCACCCTGAACTGAACGCCGACGGCAGCGTAAACGGCGAAGTCACGCGGGGCTTCGACCTGCTGTTCAGGGGCATCGAAATCACGTCGGGCGGGCAGCGCATCCACGACTACGCCATGCTGATGGACTCGATTGCGAGCTACAAACTCAAGCCCGAGTCGCTGGAAGGCTATACCGAGGTCTTCAAGTACGGGATGCCCCCGCACGGCGGCTTCGCGATTGGGGCCGAGAGGTTGACCGCCAAGCTGCTGGGCATCGCCAACGTGCGCTATGCGCGGGCCTTCCCGCGTGACCGGCACCGGCTGACGCCCTGA
- a CDS encoding alpha/beta hydrolase: protein MEMFAQFSVEGQRMYGMLHTPDGSPPAQGWPSVVMVHGFTGNKVEGHRNFVLLARRLAASGVAALRFDCRGSGESQGDFSEMTVSREVQDVEAAFEYVRQQPGLDPERVMLLGFSMGGLVSALAAEKVRPHRLALWSPALPELWLRHLRGGLLPPVVSDYGGWPLGRAFLQEVVQVRPLEVAARWGGVAHVFHGDADQTCPPAWGVRYAEALRCDATAIPGANHTYDSLEQVEMLHRETVRFFKGL from the coding sequence ATGGAAATGTTTGCGCAGTTCAGTGTCGAGGGTCAGCGGATGTACGGGATGCTCCACACGCCGGACGGCTCTCCGCCTGCGCAGGGCTGGCCCAGTGTGGTGATGGTGCATGGCTTTACGGGCAACAAGGTGGAGGGCCACCGCAATTTCGTGCTGCTTGCCCGCCGCCTGGCCGCGTCCGGGGTGGCGGCGCTGCGTTTCGACTGCCGGGGCAGCGGCGAAAGCCAGGGCGACTTTTCCGAGATGACCGTGAGCCGCGAAGTGCAGGACGTGGAAGCGGCCTTCGAATATGTCCGCCAGCAGCCCGGACTCGACCCCGAACGGGTGATGCTGCTGGGCTTCAGCATGGGCGGGCTGGTGAGCGCCCTGGCCGCTGAGAAGGTGCGGCCCCACCGCCTCGCGCTGTGGTCGCCCGCCCTGCCCGAACTGTGGCTGCGGCACCTGCGCGGCGGGCTGCTGCCCCCGGTGGTCAGCGACTACGGCGGCTGGCCGCTGGGCCGCGCCTTTTTGCAGGAAGTGGTGCAGGTTCGCCCGCTGGAGGTCGCGGCCCGCTGGGGTGGAGTGGCCCACGTCTTTCACGGGGACGCCGACCAGACCTGCCCGCCTGCCTGGGGCGTGCGCTACGCCGAGGCCCTGCGCTGCGACGCCACCGCCATTCCCGGCGCGAACCACACCTACGACTCCCTGGAACAGGTGGAAATGCTGCACCGGGAGACAGTGCGGTTTTTCAAGGGACTTTGA
- a CDS encoding YgaP family membrane protein, producing MNNLPVNEGSTDRTIRAILGGAALTAALTGKGAGRLLALGLGAMLLATATTGHCPAYTVAGVDTREK from the coding sequence ATGAACAATCTGCCTGTCAACGAAGGCTCCACTGACCGCACCATCCGCGCCATCCTGGGCGGCGCCGCCCTGACTGCCGCCCTGACAGGCAAAGGCGCAGGTCGCCTGCTGGCGCTGGGCCTCGGCGCGATGCTGCTGGCCACCGCCACGACGGGCCATTGCCCCGCGTACACGGTGGCGGGCGTGGATACGCGGGAAAAGTAA
- the clpB gene encoding ATP-dependent chaperone ClpB: MNPERFTEASAVAINAAQQLAQQNKNQNLTHFHVLRTLLDNDTAARALTLAGGDLTQIRAALDAEIAKLPKIQGGDGQLYLDPALSRAFAKADTIAGQLGDSFVAADTLLLALRGEYRGRGLPDEVSLNRAVTEQRKGKTVTNKTSEQQFDALNKYGTDLTQRARDGKFDPVIGRDEEIRRVMQILLRRSKNNPVLIGEPGVGKTAIAEGLAMRIVKGDVPEGLRNKRIVSLEMGSLLAGAKFRGEFEERLKGVIDEVVKSAGEIILFVDEIHTIVGAGKTEGSPDAGNMLKPALARGELHLIGATTLDEYREIEKDAALERRFQPVFVDEPSVEDTISILRGIKERYQVHHNVEITDPALVAAAQLSNRYITDRQLPDKAIDLIDESAARLRMALESSPERIDQLSRRKLQLEIEREALKREKDVDSQNRLLDIEKSLKSITDELNEVRSRWEAERKEVAALREKREKLDAVRTQIEKAKRDYDLEEAARLEYGELPALEKDVQELEKKLKTAEFAHMEVTDEDIAAVVSRWTGIPVNKLMEGEREKLLRLEEQLHQRVIGQDRAIVSVSDAIRRARAGLNDPNRPLGSFMFLGPSGVGKTELAKALAEFLFDSPDAMVRIDMSEYMEKHTVARLIGAPPGYVGFEEGGQLTEAVRRRPYAVILFDEIEKAHPDVFNVLLQVLDDGRLTDGQGRTVDFRNTLIIMTSNIGSPLILDMQARGQDAEAIKSAVLEELRGEFRPEFLNRVDDIIVFDALTAKDLHSIVDIQMGSLRKRLAERRITLHLSDAAKDKLAELGYDPAYGARPLRRTISQYIETPLAREILGGKVQDGSVLNVDYGDSGFTFGTSSLN; this comes from the coding sequence TTGAATCCTGAACGCTTCACCGAGGCCAGCGCCGTCGCCATCAATGCGGCGCAGCAACTCGCCCAGCAGAATAAAAACCAGAATCTCACCCACTTCCATGTGCTGCGAACCCTGCTTGATAACGACACCGCTGCCCGCGCCTTGACCCTGGCAGGCGGTGACCTGACGCAGATTCGTGCCGCACTGGACGCCGAAATCGCCAAATTGCCCAAGATTCAGGGCGGCGACGGGCAGCTTTACCTCGACCCGGCGCTGAGCCGCGCTTTTGCCAAGGCCGACACCATCGCGGGCCAACTGGGCGACAGCTTCGTGGCCGCCGACACGCTGCTGCTTGCCCTGCGCGGCGAGTACCGGGGGCGCGGCCTGCCCGACGAAGTTTCGCTCAACCGCGCTGTGACCGAGCAACGCAAGGGGAAAACCGTGACCAACAAAACTTCTGAACAGCAATTCGACGCGCTGAACAAATACGGCACCGACCTGACCCAGCGGGCCAGAGACGGCAAATTCGACCCCGTGATTGGCCGCGACGAGGAAATCCGCCGCGTGATGCAGATTCTGCTGCGCCGCTCCAAGAACAACCCCGTCCTCATCGGTGAACCCGGCGTCGGTAAAACCGCCATTGCCGAGGGCCTCGCCATGCGAATCGTCAAGGGCGACGTGCCCGAGGGCCTGCGAAACAAGCGCATCGTCTCGCTGGAAATGGGCAGCCTGCTCGCGGGGGCCAAGTTCCGGGGCGAGTTCGAGGAACGTCTGAAAGGCGTGATTGACGAAGTGGTCAAGTCGGCGGGCGAAATCATCCTGTTCGTGGACGAAATCCACACCATCGTCGGCGCGGGCAAGACGGAAGGCAGCCCCGACGCGGGCAACATGCTCAAGCCCGCCCTGGCACGCGGCGAACTGCACCTCATTGGCGCGACCACGCTGGACGAGTACCGCGAAATCGAGAAGGACGCGGCGCTCGAACGCCGTTTTCAGCCCGTGTTCGTGGACGAGCCGAGCGTGGAAGACACCATCTCCATCCTGCGCGGTATCAAAGAGCGCTATCAGGTTCACCACAACGTCGAAATCACCGACCCCGCGCTGGTCGCCGCCGCGCAACTGTCCAACCGCTACATCACTGACCGCCAGTTGCCCGACAAGGCCATCGACCTCATCGACGAATCCGCCGCCCGCCTCCGCATGGCGCTGGAATCCAGCCCGGAGCGCATTGACCAACTCTCGCGCCGCAAGCTGCAACTCGAAATCGAGCGTGAGGCCCTCAAGCGTGAGAAGGACGTGGACTCGCAAAACCGCCTGCTGGACATCGAAAAGAGCCTCAAGTCCATCACCGACGAACTGAACGAAGTCCGCAGCCGCTGGGAAGCCGAGCGCAAGGAAGTCGCCGCGCTGCGTGAAAAGCGCGAAAAGCTGGACGCGGTACGCACCCAGATCGAGAAGGCCAAGCGCGACTACGACCTGGAAGAAGCCGCCCGCCTCGAATACGGCGAATTGCCCGCGCTGGAAAAGGACGTGCAGGAGCTGGAAAAGAAGCTCAAGACCGCCGAGTTCGCGCACATGGAAGTCACCGACGAGGACATCGCCGCCGTGGTGAGCCGCTGGACGGGCATTCCCGTGAACAAGCTGATGGAAGGCGAACGCGAAAAGCTTTTGCGCCTAGAAGAGCAACTGCACCAGCGCGTCATTGGGCAAGACCGCGCCATTGTCAGCGTGTCCGACGCCATTCGCCGCGCCCGTGCGGGCCTGAACGACCCCAACCGTCCCCTCGGTTCGTTCATGTTCCTGGGGCCGAGCGGCGTGGGCAAAACCGAATTGGCGAAAGCCCTGGCCGAGTTCCTGTTCGACTCGCCCGACGCGATGGTGCGCATCGACATGTCCGAGTACATGGAAAAACACACGGTGGCCCGCCTGATTGGTGCCCCTCCCGGATATGTCGGCTTCGAGGAAGGCGGCCAACTGACCGAGGCCGTGCGCCGCCGCCCCTACGCCGTGATTCTGTTCGACGAAATCGAAAAGGCGCACCCCGACGTGTTTAACGTGCTGCTGCAAGTGCTCGACGATGGCCGTCTGACCGACGGGCAGGGCCGCACGGTGGACTTCCGCAACACGCTCATCATCATGACCAGCAACATCGGTTCGCCGCTGATTCTGGACATGCAGGCACGGGGGCAAGACGCCGAGGCCATCAAGTCGGCGGTGCTGGAGGAGTTGCGCGGCGAGTTCCGCCCCGAGTTCCTCAACCGCGTGGACGACATCATCGTGTTCGACGCGCTGACCGCCAAGGATTTGCATTCCATCGTGGACATCCAGATGGGCAGCCTCCGCAAACGCCTCGCCGAACGCCGCATCACCCTGCACCTCAGCGACGCCGCCAAGGACAAGCTGGCCGAACTGGGCTACGACCCCGCCTACGGCGCACGTCCGCTCAGGCGCACCATCAGCCAGTACATCGAAACGCCGCTGGCCCGCGAGATTCTGGGCGGCAAGGTGCAGGACGGCAGCGTGCTGAACGTGGACTACGGCGACAGCGGGTTTACGTTCGGGACGAGCAGCCTGAACTGA
- a CDS encoding spermidine synthase: MIPRVLLGSAPVPGGEGELQLFRRGADFAIAVSTMPGELMNSRMHASEDALARLGCAPVAARRGARVLVGGLGMGFTLAEALRSLGPDARVLVAELVPQVVEWNRGELGECAGWPLRDPRVEVRVGDVGAVMGEAGPFDAVLLDVDNGPEGLTRDENGRLYSPAGLRRAWEALRPGGVLAVWSAHPAPAFTRKLERAGFAVRAEQVRERVGKGAVHTVWLGEKG; this comes from the coding sequence TTGATTCCCCGCGTCCTGCTCGGCTCCGCGCCTGTTCCCGGTGGGGAAGGCGAGTTGCAACTCTTCCGGCGCGGCGCAGACTTCGCCATTGCCGTCAGCACCATGCCCGGCGAGCTGATGAACAGCCGCATGCACGCCTCGGAAGACGCGCTGGCCCGGCTGGGGTGCGCTCCGGTGGCGGCGCGGCGGGGGGCGCGCGTGCTGGTGGGCGGGCTGGGCATGGGCTTCACGCTGGCCGAGGCGCTGCGCTCGCTCGGGCCGGACGCCCGCGTGCTGGTGGCCGAACTGGTGCCGCAGGTCGTGGAGTGGAACCGGGGCGAGTTGGGCGAGTGCGCCGGGTGGCCGCTGCGTGACCCCCGTGTGGAGGTCCGGGTCGGGGACGTGGGCGCGGTGATGGGTGAGGCGGGGCCGTTCGACGCTGTCCTGCTCGACGTGGACAACGGCCCGGAAGGGCTGACCCGCGACGAGAACGGGCGACTCTACAGCCCCGCCGGACTGCGCCGCGCCTGGGAAGCCCTGCGGCCCGGCGGCGTGCTGGCGGTGTGGTCGGCGCACCCGGCCCCGGCGTTTACCCGCAAACTGGAAAGGGCCGGGTTTGCCGTGCGCGCCGAGCAGGTGCGCGAACGGGTCGGCAAGGGCGCGGTGCATACCGTGTGGCTGGGGGAGAAGGGGTAG
- a CDS encoding MOSC domain-containing protein, with amino-acid sequence MRVLRVNVGQRRPIRAKTGHSSIFKEPVSGPVWVGESGLAGDHIADTRYHGGPSQAVYVFTRPDHAAWEAVLGRALPPGTFGENLLLSDLESAPLRVGQTLRLGAAMLELTAPRIPCVTLAVRMGDPDFVHTFREMKRPGFSCRVLREGWLEAGQDADLGPEPPPYAPSVLKQFVTAFGGS; translated from the coding sequence ATGCGAGTGCTGAGGGTAAACGTGGGGCAGCGGCGGCCCATCCGCGCCAAAACCGGACACAGCAGCATCTTCAAGGAGCCGGTTTCAGGCCCGGTGTGGGTGGGCGAGTCGGGACTGGCGGGCGACCACATCGCCGACACCCGGTACCACGGCGGGCCGAGTCAGGCGGTGTACGTTTTTACGCGCCCCGACCACGCCGCCTGGGAAGCGGTCCTGGGGAGGGCACTGCCGCCGGGCACCTTCGGGGAAAACCTGCTGCTGTCCGACCTGGAATCGGCCCCGCTCCGGGTCGGGCAGACGCTGCGCCTGGGCGCCGCCATGCTGGAACTCACCGCGCCGCGTATTCCGTGCGTCACCCTGGCCGTGCGGATGGGCGACCCCGACTTCGTCCACACATTCCGCGAGATGAAGCGCCCCGGCTTCTCCTGCCGGGTGCTGCGCGAGGGCTGGCTGGAGGCCGGACAGGACGCAGACCTCGGCCCCGAGCCGCCGCCGTATGCCCCAAGCGTCCTCAAACAATTCGTGACCGCGTTCGGGGGGAGCTGA
- a CDS encoding peptidylprolyl isomerase, translating into MKNLVLTLALLTGGAALAQTGQPVPAPAPSVQSTPAQSAPTQPAQAPDTVVARVGSQTFTLADFDRAFRVAVAGVVNAQGLPLSDELLTEFAPGRADYLKQFVREQALYQLARPSVKPDAAAVDAQLAQARAGFASDDEFQQALNQTGYASAEDLRASLERQAVVVPYLQSVQKRFNFGDAVVAGYYNLHRDVFTRDAEACVKHILVASEAEAKTVVTDLGAGKDFAEVAREKSQDPGSAAEGGDLGCIAPGDTVAAFDKASFSGPLNQPQVVQTEYGWHVLTVSRRSAAGLLPLTEAAPLIREQLSREAAQKYLDAQIARVKVETFPDVVRVTAP; encoded by the coding sequence ATGAAAAACCTTGTCCTGACCCTGGCGCTGCTCACCGGCGGCGCGGCCCTGGCCCAGACGGGCCAGCCTGTCCCGGCGCCTGCACCTTCTGTCCAGAGCACTCCAGCCCAGAGTGCCCCAACGCAGCCTGCCCAGGCCCCCGACACGGTGGTGGCCCGCGTGGGCAGCCAGACTTTTACCCTGGCCGACTTCGACCGCGCCTTTCGCGTCGCCGTCGCCGGGGTCGTCAATGCCCAGGGCCTGCCGCTGAGCGACGAATTGCTGACCGAATTCGCGCCTGGCCGCGCCGATTACCTCAAGCAGTTCGTGCGCGAGCAGGCCCTCTATCAGCTCGCCCGCCCCAGCGTGAAGCCCGACGCGGCGGCGGTGGACGCCCAGCTTGCCCAGGCCCGCGCCGGATTTGCCAGCGACGACGAGTTCCAGCAGGCCCTCAACCAGACCGGCTACGCCAGCGCCGAGGACCTGCGGGCCAGCCTGGAACGTCAGGCCGTGGTCGTTCCTTACCTTCAGAGCGTGCAAAAGCGCTTCAACTTCGGTGACGCGGTGGTGGCGGGCTACTACAACCTGCACCGTGACGTCTTTACCCGTGACGCTGAGGCGTGCGTCAAGCACATCCTGGTCGCCAGCGAAGCCGAGGCGAAGACCGTCGTGACCGACCTGGGCGCAGGCAAGGACTTCGCCGAGGTCGCGCGGGAAAAGAGCCAGGACCCCGGCAGCGCCGCCGAGGGGGGCGACCTGGGCTGCATCGCGCCGGGCGACACGGTGGCCGCCTTCGACAAGGCCAGCTTTTCCGGCCCGCTGAACCAGCCCCAGGTCGTGCAGACCGAGTACGGCTGGCACGTCCTGACCGTCAGCCGCCGCAGCGCCGCCGGTCTGCTGCCGCTGACCGAAGCCGCGCCCCTGATCCGTGAGCAGCTCTCGCGTGAAGCCGCCCAGAAGTACCTCGACGCCCAGATTGCCCGCGTCAAGGTCGAGACGTTCCCCGACGTGGTGAGGGTGACCGCCCCCTAG